The Antechinus flavipes isolate AdamAnt ecotype Samford, QLD, Australia chromosome 5, AdamAnt_v2, whole genome shotgun sequence DNA segment GCAGCAATGTTTaggtaatgaaatatatttgtatcacAGGGACATACAGTATATAACAATCTTAAAGATGTTTCCATTTTAGTttcaaatgaacaataaaataacagTTCATTATTATAGACAATCATGTTAATTGTTCTTACAGTATTTTGGAAACttataaagaatttatttcaccaaacatttatatgtatctataacaAATggatgactaggccaaatactcaCTCATCAAATTATTTAGGATATATTGACTACATATTGAAAACAACAAGATATTATATACTTGAATTTGTGTTGACCATTTGCTCTTATCATAGGAATTTGTATTAAAGGAAAATATGGAGGCATGATAATACCATCAAAACTGATTCTTCAGGTCTCAGCCTGAGAGCACACATTTGACAGAAATAAAACTTCTTTAGTTTAGATTGATATCCAATTCTAATAGTATTACTTTATCAGAGTCAGGAATGATCACatatgaaacaaagaaacagaattgggaaactgagtcagaaagctTTGAGCAAAAGCTCCCAACTTTTATCCTATTAGACTCctatttgttcagagtcacatttCTCTGAATAGCTTATGAAATTTCTCTCAAATGGTAGGTTACTGTcttaatgatcaggcaatcaaaCTCAAAACTCAGAAATAATATATCAGTTGCTATCCCAAGAGGTTTCATCTTCGGCtaaataaattatctcttttacctAACATTCATCAAAATTTTTTACCAAATTTAAACACATAAAAGATTGTTTAACTTGTTTCATATGTTAAACTTATCTGGGTGTAAAATTACAgaatttttgttgtaattttttattaattttctagcAGCAGTGAAACATACCTAATTccttaatttacatttacaaaataatttgagataGGATGAACAAGGCTAAATAGAGTTTTCACCTTCTTAATAGTTGCCACACATATTTTGTCTCCAAACTTCTGAGCTGAGAAGCTCTCAGAGCTGATTTTCATTGCcttaaataattttacttttttgttagaGAAAAGGCAAGgcagtgtatgtatatatatgtagatacatgcCTGTACACACACActtgtatatgcatacatatacttTTGTTGAGCTAAAACAGAATTTTGAGATTTATATGACTTTAATTCATGAAATTTCCTAAATATCAATCAAATGCTCCTGACAAACTGAATAtccattttgaatattttccaattttcaacAAATCATTTTTCCTAGGTGAGCCAGGAAAGTTAAGAtgcaatttttttgtttctggaaTCTGTAAAGTCTGATTCTAGATAACTcaaaagcaggatgattttttGACACTTTTTAAGTTAGCTGTGAAcagcttttctgttttcctaaatttaatgcaaatactttacaatttatatattataatgggCTTTGATTAAAGTTCCTTAAAATCACTTTTATCATCATATCTTTAATAacaaattatattacattatgcctattttcattttcttccttttatccctTCTTCAGGTCAGggtaggaaaaaggaaagagaaagagattccaTACATTATCTTCCTAGGCCTAGTGAGGCCTAATTGAATTTGCTTCATGTAATTTACACACCCAAAAAAGTATATCTCTCAATATTAGCATTGCATATTGATCACATCTAAAAATCCATAGAGTTatcaaaatatgaagcaatttaacattcacatatcatttgttttttattaagcAACAATTAACATTAATtgtctttacaaatcagaaaatcaGGCAGATATAAATTAATTTGCCATAGATTACATAGCTAGTCTATTTCtgtaattaatataaattatataatatatataaatataatataaaatataaaataaattatattatatataaaatataaataatataaaataaaaaatgatgaatttacaaaaaaaagaaaagatgttaaGTGTCTTACACACTCCACACTGCCATGCTGAGTGCTGCCAGGGGCACCCAGATTTTTCTCAAGCAATTGCTGATGAAGCTGGGGTGGCTGGAGACAGGATTCTGGGAATGGTGGAGTTGGACCCCCACCTGCATTCCTCCAAGCTTGGTTGGGCGGGAATTTTTTGCAGGTTTTTGAGTCTAcctctattaaagctttttctacaaTATTCTAACATATAATAGAAGTTAGGAAATTATGATAAGGATGACAACTATTCCATCAGCAATCTCTCCAGAATCTCACTCCTACCTGGAGTGGGAGATTACTCCAGTCAAGAtaagattcaaagaaaagttaGTAAAAACTGCtattttcctaattattgtttttgatttatttccaaatttcatAATCAATTTTCTCAAAAGTTTGAGACTTTTACTAAGGTGTTTTGCTCACAAAACGTTTGAAAACCTGtaacataattatttaaattttattttctaatcactttttctgtgcattttttttcaaCCTTTGGCCAGAGGTTTTAAATTCACAGGAAAAAATTAAACTCTTTTTCAGGAAATTTTTCAGCATACAAACTACAgcacagaggttttttttttttttttttttttttttcctgtctagtTGCCTATGACTCTAAAATCTagcttatacacacatatgacatGGACATTCTGTGCAGAAACAAACAGATACAAACAAAAATGACATGGAAGAGAATTGTCCCAACTTTGTATAATGccataaacttgaaaaatataaaacatactatcattattatcactTGTGCAAGCATCAACCATTCTTTTACACACTCACATAAAAAATTACTGTTAAGAAATCTTCTTTTAACCAGCAGAATATTCAGGACTTGGGctgtttcaaaaaaagaaaattcgcTATCTGAAAAATGTTGAGAAGATCTTGTGTGGTAATTGCATGTAACTCCTACGGTTTTCAAGTATTTTCAAGCGAAgtattaaaaaacatatttagtaATAGTATTCATAGACAAGGGTAAGGGAGACAGAGATCTTGAATAAGTTTTCATTGCTATTTTTATGCTAAGGAGGgtttttacagaaaaagagacaaaatagatttttagatAAGCAAAAAAGTTTGGGTATTGCTGGGTCATCTTAAATTTAGGGCTTTTTTCAAGCCTCTCCTctcaaatccatttttttccaggGGATTTAAGGCCCAATTTACAATCTGATAGATGGAATACACATACAAAGAGGCTAACTTTTGTTAGTTAGTTTTGGAAATATCCATTGATATTTAGTCACAAATTGTAAAATTAGTAGCTAAAAATATTATCAAGGACCTTAGTACTTATTCAATAGAACTTGCCAATCATTAAAGCTCCTTGAATCAATATCACTATCATCTAAGGGCAAACAGAAAAGCCCTTCTGAGCCTGGTTAGCAACAATGCTGTTCAAGTAACAAGAATTTATTGCTCTTCCCACTGTTCCCAACTAATCCCAGTTTACTTGGtaagatttcttttagaatttggaTTAGGATATCTttgtaaaatttgaaataattttgtcaaTTCATGTGTTCCCAATTTCAAATATAGTTTTATTCAATTAATATCCATCACTAATTCCTGATAATCATTTAGAGTAATCAAATTATCCCCTCCAGTTTTCCTTTTAGAATTAGTCTGAACTAGTTCCCTAGGTATAAGAATTTGACTATTGTTCGGATCTGTCTATGAGAAAGATTCAAATAGGAAGcctgagggaggggagaaggtgcTACTTCTTCCCACGTTGCAGCAGATTTCACTGTCTCTGCCCTCCTATCTTCTTCCAAGGTACTGATAAAAGAATTTACTTTAAGGATTTAAGGGAACTCTCTCTAAGGGTTGGAGAAATACACCAAAATAGAGAATACAAAAATTGGAATATTTCccaatccttttccttttaattaattaatactttCAGATACTATTCTCAGTCTCTGCTATCTGATTGAATTCCAGATTCAATATGTATGCTGTATTGATATCAGCTGGACAATAaccaattttataaattttatcttattacatATATTCTTATCTGATATCTGATATTTGATATCTTTCCCTTGTGTCAGCCTGGTGATAAACTATTTCTAATGCCAAATTATTTTCAGTGATAAAGTGCCTGTTAGTGATCatcttttttcccactttatcctcactttttgttatttaattccCCACTAACCTGAATGGCACATGCATGTCTAAGTGGGCACCCTTCCATGGAAGCTCTGTCCATGTTCCTTCCCTGTTTGGGCACCactgttggagtccagctcctaTAGTGATGAAGGATGTGACATACAGGGGCCAGGCAGAGAAGTCCAGGTTATGGACTCTTTgaagtttattgatcagagacacaaatatatatatatacctcaaatgctcataggtttgatacaaagtacacactcttttaaaattcctatagccTAACAAAATTTGGCTATGATGTAAATAATTCAATCCCTTAAGCCCCAGATCTTGATTTCTTagacagagatgtaaatagttgagataTGCATCAGAGTAAAGTTTATCAAACCATCATCTCAGGTATCTTCCTCCCAAATACCTTTAGCCTCTTTATGGACATTCTTTCTTGTCCTAAAGTTTTGTCTCTTGTCTGCATAAAAGGGGCAAggatctaggggagggggtggggggaaggaggggaaaaattagaacaaaggtttggcaattgtcaatgctataaaattacccatgcatataacttgtaaataaaaagctataataataaaaaaaaagagacatacacaaaaaaataaataaaaggggcaAGGAACATGCTGAGATTTTCCCTTCTTGGTGAGATATACAGAGCATATGCAGGTATTGCAAGTATGCAATAGTATGCAAAAGGTTTAACTTTTAATTCAAagagtagtgtttgcattttgcttcagtcactagattattaatttattatattgacaagcagTCTCTGGTATTTCAATAAGGGagttttggtgagccaagttactgtaAGACTCAAAAGCTGGAATGGAGTCTTACCTCCTAGCCCTCTACAGTTGAGCAGTTAGTGTAAAGAAAATTTCCAGTCTAGAGTTCCATTTGAAGTAAAAATTCTTTCTAGAGATCCTTCAACAATGACACAGTTGATGGAGACAATGAGCACCATCATCCAAAGCCTCCTGGTTTGTCAAAGGAAACTAATGACAAGACTAAAGACCACAACCCCATAACTATTAATATCTCTAACTAGCATCACTGCCTATCTCGCACCATCTCACTTGCTAAAACTTGTGAAAAATTGTGATGATGACATTCAACTGCCATGTATAAATACAAGCAGCTGAAGGAGGTGAAGTACATTCTTCTCCTGATCATCAACAAGTTTGTTATTAGGAAAGAAGAGTCAATTCAGCCAAGTCACTTGGATTTGGACCTTCTATATACAAGGAAGCACTAGATTTCTACTCTTCCTGCCTGGTTACCTTGCTGAAACAATGAATTATTCAAGCTACCTCTTAGCATCCTGGCTTTGTGTCATTCTGGGTTCTTCTGGCTGTCTTTCTCAAGTTAACCTAAGAGAAGACATACAAATTCTTCACAACTACTTTGTAAGTATGAACTTTTAAGGGgtatattttttctgtctctctccttgaaTACCTTTTACTTGTTCTTGAAAATGGcttctagttttctttcctgGGTGTATATGAGTTGGCATGTGTATCTACAACTATTTATTTGATGGTCATTAATCAGATTCTCTACTTTACCTGGAAAATCTGGCTCTAAGCCACACACTTTTTATGGTCCTAGTGACATCATAAGGGAATTGGGATGGACTTGAGATTTTTGGAGAAAGACACCCTAGAAATGTGAACAAAGATAAGGATATTGCCAATAGTACTGAGTAGTAGGGGAGAAAGAGCATTTATTAGGAAATGAAGTccataattttgttcatattgaAAAGAACAATTACATGCTATGGATTTCAGGTTTATTGGACAACTGGGAAATGAtcggaaaaaaagcaaatttagcaGAACATTGTTTTTGTTAATGGAAGAGATTTCAAGAAACAACAGGAGTAAGACATTTCGGGATTCACTGATACTCCATATCTAAATATAATTGTACTATGTGTTTGCAAGTCATCCATTCTGGGATAGTCCCAAACAGTCATTTGCTGAAATTTTTATTGTAGTTATGAAGTCAGTTTGTTCTTTTCCTTATCGATTAACAATTATGAGATTTTACATTTAGAACTGAGAGATCTTAGAGGATAGTTAGTTCAATatgatcattttatagaagagaaaactaaagttGAGATAGTTGAGAACTTTCCCAATGTTACACAGGAGGCTAGTATATTAAGGTAATATAATAGTAGGATCAAAATTTGAAACTAAGATCTTCTGATTTAAAATCAAGATTTGTTTATTGTACACATTGGTAAGTTTCCTTAAGTCgtcattttgtttttgaaatactttactgttttggttcatttttaaagaattttttgtagctttgaaaaaaattcacacaATATTTTAAACTTCTTGCTTTTAGTTCTGTACaaatttcatttgaatatttccctctacccctgtttttttttttttttttttttttcttcttctcagacTGTGATAACTGCTGTAGGAACTTAGGCCGAGTCAGAGAAATATTCTTGAGTACTGTGCCCAAGGGGGCAGTATTTCCTAGTGGGTCAAGTCTAGTAAATCtagcagatttttttaaaatatggaaaatgatttttttaaggcTACTATTGCTATTTTTGTCAATTACAATAGTCATCCATATGGAGTTCATTGGTGAGTGGTAAAAAGAGGTGCAGAGAGAATATGAAAGTGAGACAAATAGCATGTGTTTTATCTCATTCATTTGCCTATTTTCAAGTACCTCATTAAGACACTGATAGAAGTTAAATGAAGGTGGAAACATACCACCTTCTTGAAATAAATATGCCCATTGGAAAAACTGAAATCCCTGAGAACTCAAATAATTCACGTTTGTGAATGTAATCAGAATTCATGGGCTTAGTAGAATGTGTGTTGTCTATTTCAGAGAAATTCATAActacattaaatatatttattttctggtttttttttcagaatgcaACTAAATCTGACATATCAGATGGTCATTCTCTTTTTATGGACATGATGAAAACTTGGAAAGAGGTGAGCTATTGTTTCTTATGTGAGCTATTTTCACATCAGTTACAGTTTTACACTCTGGTGCCCCACTAGAATACTGACCTCTTCCAGCTTGCATCTCCCATATGCATTCCTCCATAGATAGGAGGAAAAACTATCCAAAGTTCAAAATGCTCTGTGGGTTTACACTTCTAAAACTAGAGTCTACATCTTTTTCACCCCAACCAGGGAAACTGTGACAAGAAAATCTTAATGAGCCATGTTGTCGgagtttatttcaaaattttcgaAATCTACAGAAACAACTCCATTATCAAAAGAAGTCTGGAGAATATTCAAGAGGATATGATCATGAAATTATTTCCTAACAATACTGCCAGCTCTTTGAATGACTTTGAGGCACTCATCAACACCCAGGTGAGGATAGTGAAATTCTATGACTAATTTTCTAAAtagaatttgatttaaaaaggaaatcatcAATGAATGAACAAACCAATTCTATGATAAAATGGGGCTGAGAGTTTCCTGACTTTGCCAATTATTATCCAAGAAGAGAAATGATGGTTCCCAGTGTTAGCTTTAGAAATTGTCTTGTGGCATGAGTGTGCCAGAGTAGTGGACCAAATGTCACCCCAATGCTATAAATGATGCTGTAGCcaaaattctttccttcaaattGACATGAAGTTCATGTGATTTTGGCGAAGGTATCTAACAAATCACATAAATATTTCTGGAGAAATGTTGGTCATAATGGTTAACACTGAATCCATGACCATAGAAAAAGTTAATCAAGATAGAGTTGAATtgtattgcacatgtttaacctatatcagattgcttgctatctgatAGAGgacaaagggaaaggggagaaagatttggaacacgaggtcttgcaaaaatgaatgtagaaagctatctttgcatgtatttagagaaataaaatactactgagaaaaaaaaaagataggagcTTCTTCCAATGGGAAGAAGAGGACAATGGAAGGTTATTGAGACATTGgttattgagaagaaaaatatcacacatatatatatcatttttctatttatgtatgtacatatttatatatctatttattttaaaagagaagacagacaatttatacaatatgaaATAATAGTTCTGGCAATTTTGAATTATCTTCCTAGTACTCTATTAGTTTTGGGTGAAAGAGGTTGTTGTAGAAACTCTCTCCTTCATAGGGAGTTCATTCTATTTTTAGACAGCTACAATTATTAGTTCTTCCTTTAATTAAATCAAAATGTCCTGTACCTTCCACTTAATACCTTTATGTCTTATTTCTACCCTCTGGTAcagaatatatattattttaaacattctgcCAATAAGATTATTTCTTCCTGTTGTGATTGGAGCCAAATTAAAGTAGTTGTGGGGTGGGAGAAAGATAAAGATTCTCCTTTTAGTTAtatggggaacctgagggaactCCTCTGACACTGATAGGTTTGAATGACTAAAATTTCTATCTAGACATTAGTGGTTACAGTCATACTGTATGTTTTCAGTGAGTTAGTAAGTTACAACAGTCCCCTAATTGCTTCAGTATTATAAAGagaactctggatttggagtctagAGATTTATATCTAGTTCTTGTTCTGTCGCTCACTAGCTGGTTGACTTTCTGTTCAATCCTCTGTAAATATTTCAAGGGACCGATAGAACTCTGATAGTCTATTGCAGATTTCAATAACATGAATGATGACATTCAAAGTTTCAAGTTTGGAGAGTATGTAGACAATGGAAGAGAGAGCTTTAAGGAAATTTAGGAGCACcataaagaaaaaagttgaatATTACCTCTTTTTGTTAAATATGCTGCCCTTTATAGATAGTAAAGGTTGCCTCTTGGAGGACACCAATATTAAGACTTGAGAAGACAATCTTATTCATGAGTTTACATGTTTTAAAAGTTGCTATTGTTCTGTTCCATTGGGATTATGTTAAATTAACATTGACACTAATAGATTCTCTAAGATACATTTTATGGCTAATTTTCTTAATAGAATTTGGTTTAAAAAGGAAATCATCAGTGAATGAACAAACCAGTTCTATGATAAAATGGGACTGAGAGTTTCCTTACTTTGCCAGTTATTATTCAAGAAGAGAAATGATGGCTCCCAGTGTTAGCTTTAGAAATTGTCTTGTGGCATGAGTGTGCCAGAGTAGTGGACCAAATGTCACCCCAATGTTATAAATGATGCTGTAGCCAAAATTCTTCCCTTCAAATCGACGTCAAGTTCATGTGATTTAGTACAAAAGCAATTTAGTGAAAATGTGAAAAGTATTAGAAAGTGTTTAAGAATTGAGAATTCAgtcccccaccccactccctctttatagataaagaaactgaaacttggAGAAGTGAAATACTACTTTTGAAATTTCTAGAGCTTTTTAGTGGTAGTGCCTTGATTTGAAACCAGGGACTCAACTCTTCTCTTCCACTTCATTTCTTTAAGAATTATGCAgcaatatgtatgtgtatgtaatatatataaatgcatatatacatacacataaaacatatatatgtatatacacacccATATAGTCATTACCCATCACTACCTTACTTGGgacatagtttatttttttctggatgacTGGAGAAATCAACAAAATTCAAAGCAAATTATCTAAGAGGAACcatatatttctctttcaatAAAGGAATGAGTTTTGCTCTTGTATCTTTTAGTTAGAGAATTTTCTAGTATATTCCACATATAGGATATTCTAATGACTGGGACATCAGAAATtaacattgcatttttttttcttttttacaataggTGAATGACCTCAAAGTCCAAAGGAAAGCTATGTTTGAATTAGTCTATGTTTTCCGTAACCTCTCACCCAAACCTCAACTaacagggagaaaaagaagacagaacaAAAGCCAAGGAAAAATCACACAGTAGCCATTCTACCTACAATTCTCAagttatttgctatttattaatatttaataatttagattatttatataaaatatatatttggatacACTGACCAACTATTTATGATAACAActgttatataattaaaaaacaaatatctattactatatatatttaattcttatttatgatttttatggCTCATCTATTCTGTGTCAAGCTATGACAACATTCCCTTGCCACTTCCCATAAATGGGCTTTTCTTATGCAGATTCCTGAATTTCACTACTGCCTGGAAGATATCATTGTCCAAATAGCAGGGAAAACCTagatatatttgtttaatttgtgAAGTTatataagtgaaaaaaatcttcagttttAAGTCTGCATTCTGAGCCAATAGTTTTCTTCTATTTGATTTCTGTGTCACTTGATATTTGAATGTGTTACCCTTTCAAAAATGTGGTATTTGAGTTTGCATGTCTCAACTACAGTTATGGAATACTACTTAAAGCTGGAAATACACCCAAATGGGAAATAATCCATTGGTTTATATGATCAATAGTCAGTATGATTTAATAAAAGTAtgatttttgcatgtatttttttgtCTCATTCTGTCACTGTCACTTTTCAGTAGTGATATAGAATGATAGAAGGGAGAATGGGCATTCAACTGTGGGATTTGAGGTCAAGTCTTGGCTCTTATTAATTGTGTGTTTATGGGAAAGTTACTTATCCTTTCTGAATCTTAGTTTACTTAACTGTCAAATAGGGATAATCATACTTACCACTCCTCACAGTAAGgaaagttattaaattattatttgacCCAAGCCCCATCTCTAACATTAAGAACCATTGTTGAACAAAGGTATCTGTGGCACTGACTctcttaggcttttttttttctcttcaagaaGCTTTTTTATTCTGGAACTATTCACGTAGGTAGATCTCTGGTTCAGGTTTTGGGAGTATCTAAAGCAGAAGGTAGTCTCCTTTTATTATATTCAGGTTCATTAAGCCCTTAAACCCCATTGACTATTATATTTTAGGTATATTGGCCTAAGTCTAGAACTTTCCCAAAggagggaattttaaaaaagcattcaatgtacaatataaattaaacatggggcaaataattctttctttctttccttctttctttctttctttgctttttttttttttttttttttgctgaggcaattgggtttaagtgacttgtccagggtcacacagccaggaaggtTCTATATATCACTCCTTCCTCCACTATTCCCTTGTATAAATATCAGTTGTTTGATGATGACTTATTTCCTCAAATGACTTATAAGCTCCCTGAAGACAGAGAgcatcttttacttcttttcacAATGTTTCAGGATATTGAATGGGTAGTCAAAAA contains these protein-coding regions:
- the IFNG gene encoding interferon gamma; its protein translation is MNYSSYLLASWLCVILGSSGCLSQVNLREDIQILHNYFNATKSDISDGHSLFMDMMKTWKEGNCDKKILMSHVVGVYFKIFEIYRNNSIIKRSLENIQEDMIMKLFPNNTASSLNDFEALINTQVNDLKVQRKAMFELVYVFRNLSPKPQLTGRKRRQNKSQGKITQ